In one window of Deinococcus sp. HSC-46F16 DNA:
- the pstC gene encoding phosphate ABC transporter permease subunit PstC codes for MSEPLRPRSSPRAALSGRSDRTFQLLILALASVIVLVFVLSVYQLGRESWPALREFGLSFYTERTWNPVTGQFGAAQMVIGTLVTSLAALVLSVPLAVASALFVAEYAPKWLANPVGYLIELLAAVPSVVYGLWALFVIAPILGRWQQGFFADPANLAVYTRCQDLWNSGQTTLQCFFVPNSFDGRGLALAILILTVMILPYTASVARDVIRLVPQDQREAMYALGATKWEVISRAILPYARAGILGGVILALGRALGETLAVAMVIGDSQDIIKSLWGGASTMASVIANQFGDAQERLHRSSVVALGLGLFLLSVLVNFIARLVIARLTPKGIQ; via the coding sequence ATGAGTGAACCCCTGCGCCCCCGATCCTCCCCCCGCGCCGCCCTGTCCGGGCGCAGCGACCGCACCTTTCAGCTCCTGATTCTCGCGCTCGCCTCGGTGATCGTGCTGGTGTTCGTCCTGAGCGTGTACCAGCTCGGGCGCGAGTCGTGGCCTGCCCTGCGCGAGTTCGGGCTGAGCTTCTACACCGAGCGCACCTGGAACCCGGTGACGGGCCAGTTCGGAGCGGCCCAGATGGTGATCGGCACGCTGGTGACCAGCCTCGCCGCGCTGGTGCTGAGCGTGCCGCTGGCGGTGGCGAGTGCCCTGTTCGTGGCCGAGTACGCCCCAAAATGGCTGGCGAACCCGGTGGGGTACCTGATCGAACTGCTCGCGGCCGTGCCCAGCGTGGTGTACGGGCTGTGGGCCTTGTTCGTGATCGCGCCGATCCTAGGCCGCTGGCAGCAGGGCTTTTTCGCCGATCCGGCGAACCTCGCCGTTTACACCCGCTGTCAGGACCTCTGGAACAGCGGGCAGACCACCCTGCAATGCTTTTTCGTGCCCAACTCCTTCGATGGGCGGGGGCTGGCGCTCGCCATCCTGATCCTGACGGTGATGATCCTGCCGTACACGGCGTCGGTGGCGCGGGACGTGATCCGGCTGGTCCCGCAGGATCAGCGGGAAGCGATGTACGCGTTGGGCGCGACGAAGTGGGAGGTGATCTCGCGGGCCATCCTGCCCTACGCCCGCGCGGGCATCCTGGGCGGCGTGATCCTGGCGCTGGGCCGGGCGCTGGGCGAAACACTGGCGGTGGCGATGGTGATCGGGGACAGCCAGGACATCATCAAGAGCCTGTGGGGCGGGGCCAGCACGATGGCTTCCGTGATCGCCAACCAGTTCGGCGACGCGCAGGAGAGGCTGCACCGCTCCAGCGTTGTGGCGCTCGGCCTGGGCCTCTTTCTCCTCAGCGTGCTGGTGAACTTCATCGCCCGCCTGGTGATCGCGCGGCTGACCCCCAAGGGGATTCAATGA